Proteins from a single region of Lentimicrobium saccharophilum:
- a CDS encoding DUF6508 domain-containing protein: protein MPPSPNPNHWRPLIELIPAIERTRQFGAYPEPVQLAENLSVCSGISNSEIAGEFLHRVYESGLMYDFDWMSWDFGKSALQNRFGDNFSHYDLETLNKFIIAIVRNDKYCEGYLVSKFSDGTILSILKAAESIVNHKESG, encoded by the coding sequence ATGCCCCCCTCCCCCAACCCAAACCACTGGCGCCCCTTAATCGAACTGATCCCGGCCATTGAACGCACCCGGCAGTTCGGCGCATATCCTGAGCCGGTTCAGCTTGCAGAGAATCTATCTGTCTGCAGCGGAATAAGTAATTCGGAAATTGCCGGTGAATTTTTGCACCGGGTATATGAAAGCGGACTGATGTACGACTTCGACTGGATGAGCTGGGATTTCGGGAAATCGGCCCTGCAAAACAGGTTCGGGGACAATTTCAGCCATTATGACCTGGAAACGCTGAATAAATTTATTATTGCCATTGTAAGAAACGATAAATACTGCGAAGGGTACCTGGTCAGTAAGTTTTCGGACGGCACCATCTTGAGTATTTTAAAAGCGGCGGAATCCATTGTCAATCATAAGGAGTCCGGCTAA